The Armatimonadota bacterium genome includes a window with the following:
- the sucA gene encoding 2-oxoglutarate dehydrogenase E1 component has product MATHQEPLNALSVAYEEALYAQYLRDPSSVPEDWRQYFAQLASGNGGASFREGPSFRPASLFNPPSAGGNGATALEMAYKQDRLDEMIRAFRVRGHTCARLSPLDERPPEDCFIRPEDYGFTEADMDLKFSTRTIHGPDLRPLREIFQRMRNTYCRSIGVEFMHISDLGIRTWLQTRMESTENRLPMDTEQQVRILTRLTDAVIFEEFIQKKFLGAKSFSLEGAESLIPLLDLAIESAGEHGVKEIVIGMAHRGRLNVLANILGKSPREIFREFEDMDPDLHQGGGDVKYHLGYHNDWITSTGKEIHLALCFNPSHLEFVNPVALGRTRAKQERLGDHNRERYVVILIHGDAAIAGEGIVQETLNLSQLEPYTTGGTIHVVVNNQIGFTTPPEQGRSGVYATDIAKMLQVPIFHVNGEDPEAVAQVVKLAMEFRKEFKRDVVIDMYCYRRRGHNESDEPSFTQPLMYKIIEKRKSVRDAYLERLLKLGGITKEQADQIAEARRQELEKELSEVRSKKKQKTEEPPRPSILGRVWSNYVGGPESGVPDVDTGFDRQYLAVLLDRLTHIPRDFNPHPKIQRFLENRREMARGERPLDWSAGEALAFATLAVERYPVRLTGQDSERGTFSHRHAVLHDVTNGDRFLPFMHLSEDQAPVHIHNSPLSEAGVLGFEYGYSIAYPDALVMWEAQFGDFCNAAQVIVDQFITSAEDKWRSLSGLVLLLPHGFEGMGPEHSSARLERFLMLAAEDNIQVTFPTTPAQFFHLLRRQVHRPWRKPLIVMTPKSLLRHPEVISSLDDLASGRFRRVLQDPRLSRRKKVSRVLLCTGKIYYDLDRARVDLEREDLAIVRLEQLYPFPHEELQKALSVFPEGTKVVWTQEEPENMGAWRYLKVMFGDNLYGRHPLSCVCRPPSASPATGSANSHHIEMERLVQEAVLGDGEQAGQLPAMYKIR; this is encoded by the coding sequence ATGGCTACACATCAGGAACCGCTGAACGCTCTCAGCGTAGCATATGAAGAAGCGCTGTATGCGCAGTATCTGCGTGATCCTTCATCGGTTCCGGAGGACTGGCGACAGTACTTCGCACAGCTGGCGTCGGGCAACGGCGGGGCGTCATTTCGGGAAGGGCCCTCTTTTCGTCCTGCCTCGCTATTCAATCCTCCGTCGGCAGGCGGCAACGGAGCCACCGCCCTGGAGATGGCCTACAAGCAGGATCGCCTGGACGAGATGATCCGGGCGTTTCGAGTGCGAGGGCACACGTGTGCCCGCCTGAGCCCCCTGGACGAGCGACCCCCGGAGGACTGCTTCATCCGCCCCGAGGATTACGGCTTCACCGAGGCCGACATGGACCTGAAGTTTTCCACGCGCACCATTCACGGCCCGGATCTGCGCCCCCTGCGGGAGATCTTCCAGCGGATGCGCAATACCTACTGCCGCTCCATTGGTGTGGAGTTCATGCACATTTCCGATCTCGGAATCCGCACCTGGCTGCAGACACGGATGGAGAGCACAGAGAATCGCCTCCCCATGGATACCGAGCAGCAGGTGCGCATCCTGACCCGGCTGACGGACGCAGTCATCTTCGAGGAGTTCATCCAGAAGAAGTTCCTTGGGGCGAAGAGCTTCTCTCTGGAGGGAGCGGAGAGCCTGATCCCGCTACTGGACCTGGCGATCGAGAGCGCGGGAGAGCACGGTGTCAAGGAGATCGTCATCGGAATGGCGCATCGGGGTCGCCTGAACGTTCTGGCGAACATCCTGGGCAAAAGCCCGCGGGAGATCTTCCGCGAATTCGAAGACATGGATCCCGACCTCCACCAGGGCGGCGGGGATGTGAAATATCACCTGGGCTACCACAACGACTGGATCACATCCACCGGCAAGGAGATCCACCTGGCGCTTTGCTTCAACCCCAGCCATCTGGAATTCGTAAACCCGGTGGCGCTGGGAAGGACGCGGGCGAAGCAGGAGCGCCTGGGCGACCACAATCGCGAACGTTACGTCGTCATCCTTATCCACGGGGATGCCGCCATCGCCGGTGAGGGCATCGTACAGGAGACCCTGAACCTGAGCCAGCTGGAGCCGTATACCACGGGGGGCACCATCCACGTGGTGGTGAACAATCAGATCGGGTTCACCACGCCGCCAGAGCAGGGACGTTCCGGCGTTTATGCTACAGACATCGCCAAGATGCTGCAGGTGCCGATCTTCCACGTCAACGGGGAAGATCCGGAAGCCGTGGCGCAGGTGGTGAAGCTGGCGATGGAGTTCCGCAAGGAGTTCAAGCGGGACGTCGTGATCGACATGTACTGTTACCGCCGTCGGGGACACAACGAGAGCGACGAGCCATCTTTCACCCAGCCGCTGATGTACAAGATCATCGAAAAGCGTAAGTCCGTGCGGGATGCTTATCTTGAGCGGCTGCTGAAGCTCGGCGGCATCACCAAGGAGCAAGCGGATCAGATTGCTGAGGCGCGCAGGCAGGAGCTGGAAAAGGAGCTGTCGGAGGTCCGCTCCAAGAAGAAGCAGAAGACCGAGGAGCCTCCGCGGCCCAGCATCCTGGGCCGCGTGTGGAGCAACTACGTGGGCGGCCCGGAATCCGGGGTGCCGGATGTGGATACCGGTTTCGACCGGCAGTATCTGGCAGTTCTGCTGGACCGGCTGACGCACATTCCTCGGGATTTCAACCCGCACCCGAAGATCCAGCGTTTCCTGGAAAACCGACGCGAGATGGCCCGCGGGGAGCGGCCTCTGGACTGGTCGGCCGGAGAGGCGCTGGCCTTCGCCACGCTGGCAGTGGAGCGCTATCCGGTGCGTCTGACCGGACAGGACAGCGAACGGGGCACGTTCAGCCACCGTCACGCTGTCCTTCACGATGTGACCAACGGAGACCGCTTCCTCCCATTTATGCATCTTTCCGAGGACCAAGCTCCGGTTCACATCCACAACAGCCCCCTTTCAGAGGCGGGCGTGCTGGGATTCGAATACGGCTATAGCATCGCCTATCCGGATGCTCTGGTGATGTGGGAGGCGCAATTCGGCGATTTCTGTAACGCGGCGCAGGTGATCGTGGACCAGTTCATCACCAGCGCTGAAGACAAATGGCGGAGCCTTTCGGGTCTGGTGTTGCTGCTGCCGCACGGATTTGAGGGAATGGGACCGGAACATTCCAGTGCACGACTGGAGCGGTTTCTAATGCTGGCGGCTGAGGACAACATACAGGTCACCTTTCCCACCACTCCGGCGCAGTTCTTCCATCTTCTGAGGAGGCAGGTGCATCGGCCCTGGCGAAAGCCCTTGATCGTGATGACCCCCAAGAGCCTTCTGCGGCACCCAGAGGTGATCTCGTCGCTGGACGACCTGGCTTCGGGCCGCTTCCGCCGCGTGCTGCAGGATCCGCGTCTTTCCCGGCGCAAGAAGGTGAGCCGTGTGCTGCTATGCACGGGCAAGATATACTACGACCTTGACAGGGCCAGGGTTGACCTGGAACGGGAGGACCTGGCCATTGTGCGGCTGGAGCAGCTCTATCCGTTCCCGCACGAGGAGCTCCAGAAGGCGCTCTCGGTGTTCCCGGAAGGAACGAAGGTTGTGTGGACTCAGGAAGAACCGGAGAACATGGGAGCGTGGCGCTACCTGAAAGTCATGTTCGGGGACAATCTTTACGGTCGGCACCCGCTTTCCTGCGTCTGCAGGCCGCCTTCGGCCAGCCCGGCCACCGGGTCGGCCAACAGTCATCACATCGAAATGGAGCGGCTGGTGCAGGAAGCGGTGCTGGGAGACGGGGAGCAGGCCGGTCAGCTTCCCGCGATGTACAAGATCCGGTAA
- a CDS encoding ABC transporter substrate-binding protein, with protein sequence MKRRELLRLGVCAVAAGALGGCGRRKSGEVLLRYWTGWTGHELQVQRNLVEEFNRSHPGIRVKILCVAGSYQKVPIAIAGGDTPDVCSAVWADQLYGYAARGALTPLDDYLTRWGRSLDEWMPGVRRMLRYNGRTFALSTTANSTFIAYNRRIFAQCGLDPNRPPQTIAELEEAAERTTLRDARGNYLRYGLRPGGLQIWARVFGGDWYNEETGAITADHPGNIAALAWLQRWFSRYDIRKMETFEAGFGSLEASTGAFYTGKTAMWQTGEWAGENIRRYAPHLDWGYFPLPPPPGGRKNCVQLGGSVFVMPAACRHKDEAFEFLSWICGHFASRRFCSEIHNIPPLIEAAKAPEFQRIPLMRDAIRLAGGHNAFGPAPVAVWPMYQREIQRAEDRAIHGGGDPATLLREVQQRVQREFEEAKRYAVY encoded by the coding sequence ATGAAGCGCCGAGAACTGCTGCGGTTGGGAGTGTGCGCTGTGGCGGCCGGGGCGCTCGGCGGGTGCGGCCGGCGTAAGAGCGGGGAGGTATTGCTGCGCTACTGGACCGGCTGGACAGGCCACGAGCTACAGGTTCAAAGAAATCTCGTCGAAGAGTTCAACCGGTCCCACCCCGGTATCCGAGTGAAGATCCTCTGTGTCGCCGGAAGCTATCAGAAGGTGCCTATCGCCATCGCCGGAGGCGACACCCCGGACGTCTGCTCGGCGGTCTGGGCGGATCAGCTCTACGGTTATGCCGCGCGTGGAGCGCTCACTCCGCTGGACGATTATCTAACCCGCTGGGGCCGCAGTCTGGACGAGTGGATGCCGGGGGTCCGCAGGATGCTGCGCTACAATGGCCGGACTTTCGCGCTCTCCACGACAGCGAACTCCACCTTCATCGCTTACAACCGCCGTATCTTCGCGCAGTGCGGACTGGACCCGAACCGCCCGCCGCAGACCATCGCGGAGCTGGAAGAGGCCGCCGAAAGGACCACGCTGCGCGATGCGCGGGGCAACTATCTACGATATGGCCTGCGGCCCGGAGGACTGCAGATCTGGGCCAGAGTCTTCGGCGGGGACTGGTATAACGAAGAGACGGGCGCCATCACCGCCGACCATCCGGGCAATATTGCGGCTCTTGCATGGCTGCAGCGGTGGTTCTCGCGCTACGACATCCGGAAGATGGAGACCTTCGAAGCGGGCTTCGGCAGCCTGGAAGCATCCACAGGAGCGTTCTACACCGGCAAGACTGCCATGTGGCAGACCGGCGAATGGGCCGGCGAGAACATTCGGCGCTACGCCCCTCACCTGGACTGGGGTTACTTTCCCCTGCCCCCTCCTCCTGGCGGCCGCAAGAACTGCGTGCAGCTGGGGGGGAGCGTGTTCGTGATGCCGGCCGCATGCCGCCACAAAGACGAGGCGTTCGAGTTCCTGAGTTGGATCTGCGGCCACTTTGCCAGCCGGCGCTTCTGCAGCGAGATCCACAACATCCCGCCCCTCATCGAAGCCGCGAAAGCCCCGGAGTTTCAGAGGATCCCCTTGATGCGGGACGCTATCCGGCTGGCGGGAGGCCACAACGCCTTCGGGCCCGCACCTGTGGCGGTGTGGCCGATGTATCAGCGCGAGATCCAACGCGCCGAGGACCGGGCCATCCACGGCGGAGGAGATCCGGCCACCCTGCTGCGCGAGGTCCAGCAGCGGGTGCAGCGCGAGTTCGAGGAGGCAAAGCGCTATGCGGTCTACTGA
- a CDS encoding sugar ABC transporter permease, with protein sequence MRSPRWKILAGHLALLALSVAALLPFLWMLGTSLKADVEVFSPRLQLFPARPVWENYPRALAYIPFARYALNTLFIAALSAVGVTLASSLVAYSFSRLKWPGRDAVFFLLLSTLMLPAQVTMLPVFVVFKTLGWVGTFRPLIVPAFFGSAFFIFLLRQFFMTIPQELSDAARMDGASELDIWRRVMLPLSRPALTTVALFTFMGAWNDFLGPLMYLNDDTMYTLSLGLQQFVTQHGAQWNLLMAASVVMTLPIILLWFLGQRTFVQGVTLTGVKG encoded by the coding sequence GTGAGATCTCCGCGCTGGAAGATCTTGGCAGGGCACCTGGCGCTGCTTGCGCTGTCGGTGGCGGCTTTGCTGCCGTTTCTGTGGATGTTGGGGACCTCCCTCAAGGCGGACGTCGAAGTCTTCTCGCCGCGCCTGCAGTTGTTCCCGGCAAGACCTGTATGGGAGAACTATCCTCGCGCCCTGGCTTACATTCCCTTCGCGCGGTATGCCCTGAACACGCTGTTCATAGCGGCGCTTTCAGCCGTCGGGGTGACTCTGGCCAGTTCACTGGTGGCCTACAGTTTCTCCCGGCTGAAGTGGCCCGGGCGCGACGCCGTGTTCTTCCTGCTTCTTTCCACCCTGATGCTCCCCGCTCAGGTAACGATGCTGCCGGTGTTCGTGGTGTTCAAGACGCTGGGATGGGTGGGCACTTTTCGGCCACTGATCGTACCCGCGTTCTTCGGCAGTGCGTTCTTCATTTTTCTGCTGCGCCAGTTCTTCATGACCATCCCACAGGAGCTGTCGGACGCAGCCCGGATGGACGGAGCAAGTGAGCTTGACATCTGGCGGCGGGTGATGCTTCCCCTGTCGCGCCCCGCACTGACCACTGTTGCGCTGTTCACTTTTATGGGAGCGTGGAACGACTTCCTTGGCCCACTGATGTATCTGAACGACGACACGATGTATACGCTGTCCCTAGGATTGCAGCAGTTCGTCACTCAACACGGAGCCCAGTGGAACCTGTTGATGGCGGCCAGCGTGGTGATGACGCTCCCGATCATCCTGCTGTGGTTCCTCGGACAGAGGACGTTCGTCCAGGGCGTGACTCTGACCGGGGTGAAGGGCTGA
- a CDS encoding spermidine/putrescine ABC transporter permease: MRSTERRRNLRALAAGLAFASPWLIGFAIFTAYPICASLYYSFTRYDTLSTPHWVGLQNYMRLLTEDELFWKSLRNTLFTVAFGLPASLVAGLALALLLNMKLRGMALYRTVFYIPSIVPTVASAVLWMWLLNPQIGLINRLLALAGVQGPGWLTDPAWAKPALILMGLWGVGGSMIIYLAGLQDVPRELYEAAEIDGAGGVAKFRHVTIPMLSPVIFFNLVMGLIGTFQYFTQVYVMTQGGPQDATLFYALHLFNRAFTDLQFGYASAMAWILFAITVLATALVFRTSARWVYYPGEMRQ, from the coding sequence ATGCGGTCTACTGAGCGGCGGCGCAACCTGCGGGCGCTTGCGGCGGGGCTGGCGTTCGCCAGTCCCTGGCTGATCGGCTTCGCCATCTTCACGGCCTACCCCATCTGCGCGTCGCTCTACTACTCGTTCACCCGCTACGACACGCTGAGCACGCCGCACTGGGTGGGCTTGCAGAACTATATGCGTCTGCTGACGGAGGACGAGCTGTTCTGGAAGTCTCTGCGGAACACGCTGTTCACGGTTGCGTTCGGACTGCCCGCCAGCCTGGTGGCCGGGCTAGCGCTGGCACTTCTGCTCAATATGAAGCTCCGCGGGATGGCGCTCTACCGCACCGTGTTCTACATCCCCTCCATCGTGCCTACCGTGGCATCGGCTGTGCTCTGGATGTGGCTGCTGAACCCGCAGATCGGTCTGATCAACCGTCTGCTGGCGCTGGCAGGCGTGCAGGGACCGGGATGGCTGACAGACCCGGCTTGGGCCAAGCCGGCGCTCATTCTGATGGGTCTGTGGGGCGTGGGCGGCTCTATGATTATCTATCTGGCCGGGCTTCAGGATGTCCCGCGCGAGCTCTACGAAGCGGCCGAGATTGACGGCGCGGGTGGGGTAGCCAAGTTCCGGCACGTGACCATCCCCATGCTGTCACCGGTCATCTTCTTCAACCTGGTGATGGGCCTGATTGGGACGTTCCAGTATTTCACACAGGTCTACGTGATGACGCAGGGCGGGCCACAAGACGCCACCCTGTTCTATGCGCTGCATCTTTTCAACCGCGCCTTCACCGACCTGCAGTTCGGATATGCCTCCGCCATGGCCTGGATCCTGTTTGCCATCACGGTGCTGGCGACGGCACTGGTGTTCCGGACGTCGGCCCGGTGGGTCTACTACCCGGGGGAGATGCGGCAGTGA
- a CDS encoding AMP-binding protein translates to MIYSETLDALIEAASTQYSSRISHIWRPGLRARRFTYGDIGRMSRRAAALLQRRGVGEGDRVVIWAANSPYWVAAFWGCQLLGAAAVPMMVQNTPDFVDRIAKFTEAKVILASSSRGHDFGGVPVERLEEVLGPQGFQGEEYIAGRVSPDSVAQILFTSGTTGEPKGVVLRHRNVLANLRAVAELGILRPDDHFMSYLPLAHVFEQIVSLFLATSAGVPVTQAASLAGSHIRLCMEEDRPTVMTSVPEFLKRAVQRIESRAQATGRLERLNRLYKLAPRLPIVVRRRLASQILQRFGGRLRLVVSGGSALDPEVGRKWEALGVMVLQGYGATETSPVVSVNRPRGRKVESVGPPLPGVEVRIAEDGEILVRGPNVADGYYNRPEETAKRFRDGWYYTDDLGELDADGHLHIRGRKKFLIVTPAGENIYPEDLEAELNSEPEVADSAVLAIAPDGRFEVHAVLLPPPGSSIPDPRSVVERVNARLQPHQRIQGVSVWEGEDFPRTVTRKVRKDEVRAWLLGRQTGETSAPRLTVVGALERAVAQAAGISPEQVLPEYRLEADLKLDSLGRVSLAGIIEEEMGVILDEGRLGSATTVAELKELVAEERGREDRYEFNPRPLSRKARCWRFLLQRLLAFPVIDIFAPMRVSGRERLRGLEGEVLFMPNHISPADGILLKAIPEPWRSRLAIAAAADVLYEKPGLKRFAGLLELLANIYPFSREGQIRSALQYTGRLMDRGWSILVFPEGRISMDGHLQEFRTGAGLMAVELGAPVVPMAVKGTDQVIPPDADRLMPPRRSLVHVRFGHPVHFAPGTDYADAAQCIRSEIAALLMEMERDE, encoded by the coding sequence ATGATCTACTCGGAGACACTAGACGCGCTCATCGAAGCCGCTTCCACGCAGTACTCTTCCCGGATATCTCACATCTGGCGCCCGGGTCTGCGCGCTCGGCGCTTCACATACGGCGACATCGGGCGGATGTCCCGGCGGGCTGCCGCGCTGCTCCAGCGCCGGGGAGTCGGCGAGGGCGACCGGGTGGTCATCTGGGCGGCGAACTCTCCCTACTGGGTTGCGGCCTTCTGGGGGTGTCAGTTGCTGGGCGCGGCAGCCGTTCCCATGATGGTCCAGAACACGCCGGACTTTGTGGATCGCATTGCCAAGTTCACGGAGGCGAAGGTCATCCTGGCTAGCTCCTCCCGTGGGCATGACTTCGGCGGAGTTCCTGTGGAGCGTCTGGAAGAGGTGCTCGGGCCGCAAGGCTTTCAGGGGGAGGAATATATCGCCGGCCGGGTCTCTCCGGACAGCGTGGCGCAGATCCTCTTCACGTCCGGAACCACGGGAGAGCCCAAAGGCGTGGTGCTGCGGCACCGCAATGTCCTTGCGAACCTGCGGGCAGTGGCGGAGCTAGGTATCCTGAGGCCGGACGATCACTTCATGAGCTACCTGCCGCTCGCCCACGTGTTCGAGCAGATCGTCTCCCTGTTTCTTGCCACCTCGGCGGGGGTGCCGGTCACACAGGCAGCCTCGCTGGCGGGGTCGCATATACGGCTGTGCATGGAGGAGGACCGGCCGACCGTGATGACCAGCGTGCCGGAGTTCCTCAAGCGCGCTGTCCAGCGCATCGAGTCAAGGGCGCAGGCCACGGGCCGTCTGGAGCGTCTCAACAGACTCTACAAGTTAGCGCCGCGACTGCCCATCGTTGTCCGGCGCAGGCTGGCCTCGCAGATCCTGCAGCGGTTCGGGGGCCGCCTGCGGCTGGTGGTGTCCGGAGGATCGGCGCTGGATCCCGAGGTGGGCCGCAAGTGGGAGGCCCTGGGTGTGATGGTGCTCCAGGGTTACGGGGCTACCGAGACATCTCCGGTGGTCTCCGTCAATCGTCCGCGCGGCCGGAAGGTGGAATCGGTGGGGCCGCCGCTTCCCGGCGTGGAGGTGCGGATTGCCGAGGACGGCGAGATCCTGGTGCGCGGCCCGAATGTGGCGGACGGATATTACAACCGTCCGGAGGAGACCGCGAAACGTTTCCGGGACGGCTGGTATTACACGGACGATCTGGGAGAGTTGGATGCAGACGGCCATCTCCACATCCGCGGACGCAAGAAGTTCCTCATCGTCACGCCGGCGGGCGAGAATATCTATCCGGAAGACCTTGAGGCGGAGCTGAACTCCGAACCGGAGGTAGCCGACTCGGCCGTGCTTGCCATCGCCCCGGACGGGCGTTTTGAGGTACACGCAGTGCTGCTTCCTCCGCCGGGGAGCAGCATCCCCGACCCCCGATCGGTCGTCGAGCGCGTCAACGCCCGGCTTCAGCCCCACCAGCGCATTCAGGGGGTCAGCGTATGGGAGGGCGAGGACTTCCCTCGCACGGTGACCCGCAAGGTCCGCAAGGATGAGGTCCGCGCGTGGCTGCTCGGAAGGCAGACCGGCGAGACCTCCGCACCGCGCCTGACCGTGGTGGGAGCGCTGGAGCGAGCGGTCGCGCAGGCCGCGGGCATCTCACCGGAGCAGGTACTGCCGGAATACCGGTTGGAGGCGGACCTGAAGCTGGACTCCCTTGGGCGCGTGAGCCTGGCTGGGATCATCGAGGAGGAGATGGGTGTCATTCTGGACGAGGGTCGGCTGGGATCTGCCACAACAGTGGCTGAACTGAAGGAGCTCGTGGCCGAGGAGCGGGGCAGGGAAGACCGCTACGAGTTCAACCCCCGCCCGCTTTCGAGGAAAGCGCGTTGCTGGCGTTTTCTTCTTCAAAGGCTACTGGCCTTCCCGGTAATTGACATCTTCGCTCCGATGCGCGTCAGCGGGAGAGAGCGCCTGCGGGGGCTGGAAGGGGAGGTCCTTTTCATGCCAAACCACATCTCCCCGGCGGATGGCATCCTGCTGAAGGCCATCCCCGAGCCCTGGCGGTCGAGACTGGCTATCGCGGCGGCTGCGGACGTCCTTTACGAGAAGCCGGGTTTGAAGCGCTTCGCTGGCCTGCTGGAGCTGCTCGCCAACATCTATCCGTTCTCACGGGAGGGTCAGATCCGCTCGGCGCTGCAGTATACAGGGCGCCTGATGGATCGGGGCTGGTCTATCCTTGTGTTCCCGGAGGGGCGCATCTCGATGGATGGACATCTGCAGGAGTTCCGGACGGGAGCGGGCCTGATGGCGGTGGAACTGGGTGCGCCTGTTGTCCCGATGGCGGTCAAGGGTACGGACCAGGTAATCCCTCCTGATGCTGACCGCCTGATGCCGCCCCGCCGGTCGCTGGTCCACGTCCGTTTCGGGCATCCGGTCCACTTTGCTCCGGGCACGGACTACGCCGACGCTGCCCAATGCATCCGCAGTGAGATTGCAGCTCTGTTGATGGAGATGGAGCGTGATGAATAG